The DNA window ATTACTACGATGACTTTTCCGGAATGGGAAAAAAGAATGGCTTTGACGGATTATGGGGTATTGAATATAAATCAAAAAACAAACAAGCTATAAATGGATTAGTTTTAGAATATTATCAAACAACTAATCAAAGTGGGCCTTTGCATGGATTGGACGAATCAATCGTAAAAAAAACAGGAGGAGCCGATGATTACTATAACCATGATGTCTATCCAGGATGGGTACATTGGGGAATGACAATGGCAAATCCTCTTATTGCGTCACCTATTTACAATAAAGATGGCAATATGACCTTTAAATATAATAGAGTAAAGGCTGTTCATATTGGATGGAGTGGTGATATTCTTAATGATTTATCTTACAGAGCTAAGCTATCTTTTAATAGAACCTGGGGAACTCCTTTTAAACCAATACCCGAAATATTGGAGAATTTTTCTACATTTGCAGAATGTACTTATTACCCGGAAAAATTAAAAGGGTGGAACTTTACAATATCAGGTGCTTTTGATACAGGAAACATTTATGGAGATAATCTTGGTATGCAGCTGAAAATAAGGAAATTTTTTAAATAGTAATATGAATTATATACAAACAGAAATTGATGGAGTTTGGGTGATTGAGCCCAAAGTATTCAATGATGATAGAGGATATTTTATGGAAGCCTTTAAAAAGGAAGAGTTTGAAAAGAATATTGGACAGATTAACTTTATTCAGGACAATGAATCAAAATCTACCTTTGGAGTACTTAGAGGTCTTCATTATCAAAAAGGGGAATTTAGTCAGGCAAAACTAGTAAGAGTTATTAAAGGTAAAGTTCTTGATGTAGCAGTAGATTTGCGTCAGTCGTCCCCAACATTCGGGAAATATGTAAGTGTAGAACTTAGTGAGGATAATAAGCGCCAGTTTTTTATTCCAAGAGGATTTGCTCACGGTTTTCTGGTATTGAGTGAAGAGGCCATTTTTACATATAAAGTAGACAATGGATATGCGCCTCAATCTGAAGCATCAATTGTATATAATGACAAAGATATTAATATCAATTGGCCAATTGCCGAAGAACAAATAATAATGTCGGCCAAAGACAAAGAAGCTACTAATTTTAAAGATGCAATAGCTTACAAATAGTAACACAAATATGAAAATAGCGATTGTAGGAACCGGTTATGTTGGTTTGGTTTCAGGAACATGTTTTGCTGAAACGGGGGTTAATGTTACTTGTGTAGATGTTAACCAAAAGAAAATTGAAGGTTTAAAAAATGGTATAATACCAATTTACGAACCAGGATTAGAAGAAATGGTTATTCGTAACATAAAAGAAAATCGCTTAACCTTTACTACATCTCTGGAAAGTTGTCTCGACGATGTTGAAGTTGTGTTCAGTGCTGTAGGAACTCCACCAGATGAAGACGGAAGTGCCGACCTTAAATATGTACTTGAAGTTGCCAGAACCATTGGAAAATACATGAACAAATATGTTTTAGTGGTTACTAAAAGTACAGTTCCCGTAGGAACTGCTAAAAAAGTAAGAGCTGCTATTCAGGAAGAATTGGATAAAAGGGGTGTGAATATAGAATTCGATGTTGCTTCTAATCCTGAATTTCTAAAAGAAGGGAATGCTATTAATGACTTTATGAGCCCAGACAGAGTAGTTGTTGGTGTAGAATCAGACCGCGCTAAGGAAGTTATGACAAAGCTATACAAACCATTTTTATTGAATAATTTCCGGGTAATATTTATGGATATCCCGTCTGCTGAGATGACAAAGTATGCTGCAAACTCTATGCTGGCTACACGAATTAGCTTTATGAATGATATTGCAAATCTTTGCGAGCTAGTAGGAGCAGATGTAAATATGGTACGCAGCGGCATAGGCTCGGATACTCGTATCGGACGTAAATTTCTATATGCAGGATGTGGTTACGGCGGGTCATGCTTTCCAAAAGATGTAAAGGCTTTGATTAAAACTGCAGAAAAAAGCGGATATCCTATGCGTGTGCTAAAAGCTGTAGAAGAAGTTAATCAAGCTCAAAAAAGTATTCTTTTTAATAAATTAAATAAGCATTTTAATGGGAATTTAGAAGGAAAAACTATAGCTTTGTGGGGATTAGCTTTCAAACCCGAAACAGACGATATGCGTGAGGCTCCAGCATTGATCTTAATAGATCTTCTGCTTAAAGCCGGATGTACTGTTCGTGTATATGATCCAGCTGCAATGAATGAAGCGAAGAGAAGGATAGGAGATTGCGTTTATTATGCGCAAGATATGTATGATGCTTTACTCGATGCAGACGCATTGTTAATGGTTACAGAATGGAAACAATTCCGTTTACCGGCCTGGGGAGTAATAAAGAAAACTATGCGAACTCCAGTCGTAATTGATGGAAGAAATATATACGATATAGATGAACTGAAAGCAATGGATATTACATACTATTGTATCGGAAAATAATTTGATAAACTAACTTTTATGAAAAACTGTGTCATGCTTTTACTCTTTCTTTTGTCTCTTGCTTCATGTAGCGGGAATAAGAAAGAGAATTCAGATAATGCCGCTGAAGACTTAAAGGCAAAAAAAATGCTTCAGGGTATTTGGCTGGATGACGAAAGCGATGAGATCCTTTTCAAAATTCAGGGTGATACAATTTATTATCCTGATGCTGAAAACGCTTCTGTCTACTTTAAAATCAAGAAAGATACGTTTTATACCTATGGAAAAGAAGTTTCCCGTTATAAGATTGACAAACAAGCAGAACATGTATTCTGGTTTCACTCTCTGTCAGATAACGTTGTGAAACTACATAAATCTGAAGACGATAATGATTCTCTGTTAATGATGGGGCATAGAGCTACAGAAGTAATACCAACATATTCAGAGGTTACAAAACGAGATTCTGTAGTAATGTATAATGGAAAACGTTACAGAGCTTATGTGTATGTTAACCCATCTAAGAAAAAAGTTACAAAGACATCTTATTCAGACGAAGGTATTAGCGTAGACAATGTATACTATGACAATGTAATGCACATTTGTGTATACGAAGGACGAAAAATGATTTACGGACACGATATAACTAAAGATTCATTTATAGGTGTTATCCCGAATGAATTTTTAAAGAATGCAATTCTTTCTGATATGGAATTCTATGGAGTAGGAAAGATTGGATTTCGTTATCAGGCAACAGTATGTATACCTGAAAGTTCTGTCTGCAATTTAGTTAATCTGATTATTGGTTTCGACGGAAAACTATCAATAAAGATTGCTCAATAATCCCTGAAACAATTATATTTCCTTGTACAAAACAATTCATTCTTCTGTACAGAAGAATGAATTGTTTTGTACATAAGATTACATTCTTTTGTACAAGCAACAAATATTTATTCTACAATGCTCTAAAGTATCCGGCGTCTGAACTCAGCACATACTATTGAAGTAGCAATAGCAACATTTAAAGATTCCGAAGTAGCCCTGTTTTGAGGGTAATTGGGTATATAAAGTCTTTGATTTATTAATCGCTCAACTTCCGGGCTTATTCCATTCCCTTCATTTCCCATAACAATCAATCCCACAGGAGAGAGTTCATTTGAATAAATATTATCTCCATTAAGAAATGTTCCATAAACAGGATAATTATCTAACTGAGTTATCAATTCAGGTAATGAGCCATAGTGTAACTTAACGCGGGCAATACCTCCCATAGTTGCCTGAATTGCTTTTGGATTATAAACATCTGCAGTATTAGGAGAACAAAAGATGTGCTCAATGCCAAACCAATCGGCCAGTCTGATTATTGTACCTAGATTTCCAGGATCCTGAATATCATCAAGTGCCAGACAAAGGGAATTACGAATTATCGATAAATCCACGGAAGAATTATCTTGTTCAAAAATAGCCAATACGCTTTGTGGAGTTTTAAGAAAACTAGCTTTTGATAACTCATCATTAGTTACAATAACCATCTCATCAGCTTTTGCAGATGAATTTTCATTCCACCATTCTTGCGTAGCAGCTAAATACTTGCATGAAAAATTACCTAATAAATCGCCAACCAGCTTATGCCCTTCAGCAACAAAGACATTATCTTCCTTACGATTTTTCTTAAGTTCTAAAGAATGAATGTATTTAATTTTATTCTTGCTAATCATTAATAATATAGTTAATTTATAAATATTTTGAAGCAAAGCTAAAAAGATATTTTTAATAAAGCTATATTTGTAAGTCCAATAATTGTAGTTAGACAACTTTATATGAAAAGAAACTCCCAAATTTATATATTTTCTCTTGCATTATTAGCATTAGCTTCATGTTCACTCACTAAGTTCGTACCCGACGGATCTTATTTGCTAAACGAAGTAAATATTGTTTCTGAACAAAGTGAAGTGAAGCCTGCACCGTTTAAAAGCTATGTTCGCCAGAATCCTAATTCCAAATGGTTTAGTTTAATCAAAGTGCCTCTTTATACCTATAACTTATCAGGAAGAGATTCTTCCAAATGGATAAACAGAATGTGGCGCAGGTTAGGAGATGGGCCCGTTCTCTATGATGAAGGATTGGATTTAAGATCTCAGCAAGAAATAAAAAAAGCACTTAATAATCAAGGATATATGAGTGCTACAGTAAAGTCGAGCAAGAAAATTTCGAATAAGAAACTTAATCTGACTTACACTATTGTTCCTGGAAAACCTTATATCGTAAAAAGCTTGAAATATGATATAAGAGACAAAGGTATCGAAGCTATTCTGAAAAAAGACTCTGCCGAGACGAAACTAAGTAAGGGGATGTTGTTTGATATCAATGTACTCGATGCCGAACGTCAACGAATAGTTAATAGCCTGATTAATAAAGGATATTATAAGTTCAACAAAGACTATATTACTTTTACAGCCGACACTGTTCGTAATACATATCAGGTAAACTTAACCATGCATTTGCTTCTTTATAAAGCAAGTGCTACTGATGACCTCAGAAATCATAATCAATACCGGATAAATAAAGTTAATTTTATTACAGATTATGATGTTCTTCAATCGTCAGCTTTAAGCAGCATTGAGATAAACGACTCAATTCATTATAAAGGCTATCCAATTTATTATAAAGATAAATTGTACTTACGTCCTAAAGTTCTTACAGAGAATACATATATTCATCCAGGAAGATTGTTTAGTGAACGTGCAGTTCAGAATACTTATTCGTCCTTAGGACGGTTATCTGCCATAAAGTATTCTAATATTCGTTTTTTCGAAACTCAGATAGCCGATAGTGCAAAACTTGATTGTTATGTATTGCTGACTAAAAGCAAGCATAAGTCTGTAGCATTTGAATTGGAAGGAACTAATTCTGCCGGAGATTTAGGAGCAGCTGCTTCTATTTCGTTCAACCACAGAAACTTATTTAAAGGGTCGGAGTCGTTTATGTTTAAGGTTCGTGGTGCCTACGAAGCAATTTCCGGACTTCAGGGAGCTTACGGCAATAATGATAACTATACCGAATACGGCGCAGAAACCAGCATTAATTTCCCAAGTTTCTTGTTTCCATTTCTTTCGGAGAACTTTACCCGAAGCATTCGTGCCACAACAGAATTTGGTATGCAATATAGTTACCAATTACGACCGGAGTTTTCACGTACCATTGCTTCGGCTTCATGGAGTTATAAATGGGCGCAACGCAGACAAAAGGTTCAACATCGTATTGATTTGCTGGACATTAGTTATATTTACCTTCCATG is part of the uncultured Bacteroides sp. genome and encodes:
- a CDS encoding DUF4738 domain-containing protein, which encodes MKNCVMLLLFLLSLASCSGNKKENSDNAAEDLKAKKMLQGIWLDDESDEILFKIQGDTIYYPDAENASVYFKIKKDTFYTYGKEVSRYKIDKQAEHVFWFHSLSDNVVKLHKSEDDNDSLLMMGHRATEVIPTYSEVTKRDSVVMYNGKRYRAYVYVNPSKKKVTKTSYSDEGISVDNVYYDNVMHICVYEGRKMIYGHDITKDSFIGVIPNEFLKNAILSDMEFYGVGKIGFRYQATVCIPESSVCNLVNLIIGFDGKLSIKIAQ
- a CDS encoding UDP-glucose/GDP-mannose dehydrogenase family protein produces the protein MKIAIVGTGYVGLVSGTCFAETGVNVTCVDVNQKKIEGLKNGIIPIYEPGLEEMVIRNIKENRLTFTTSLESCLDDVEVVFSAVGTPPDEDGSADLKYVLEVARTIGKYMNKYVLVVTKSTVPVGTAKKVRAAIQEELDKRGVNIEFDVASNPEFLKEGNAINDFMSPDRVVVGVESDRAKEVMTKLYKPFLLNNFRVIFMDIPSAEMTKYAANSMLATRISFMNDIANLCELVGADVNMVRSGIGSDTRIGRKFLYAGCGYGGSCFPKDVKALIKTAEKSGYPMRVLKAVEEVNQAQKSILFNKLNKHFNGNLEGKTIALWGLAFKPETDDMREAPALILIDLLLKAGCTVRVYDPAAMNEAKRRIGDCVYYAQDMYDALLDADALLMVTEWKQFRLPAWGVIKKTMRTPVVIDGRNIYDIDELKAMDITYYCIGK
- the rfbC gene encoding dTDP-4-dehydrorhamnose 3,5-epimerase yields the protein MNYIQTEIDGVWVIEPKVFNDDRGYFMEAFKKEEFEKNIGQINFIQDNESKSTFGVLRGLHYQKGEFSQAKLVRVIKGKVLDVAVDLRQSSPTFGKYVSVELSEDNKRQFFIPRGFAHGFLVLSEEAIFTYKVDNGYAPQSEASIVYNDKDININWPIAEEQIIMSAKDKEATNFKDAIAYK
- a CDS encoding BamA/TamA family outer membrane protein; its protein translation is MKRNSQIYIFSLALLALASCSLTKFVPDGSYLLNEVNIVSEQSEVKPAPFKSYVRQNPNSKWFSLIKVPLYTYNLSGRDSSKWINRMWRRLGDGPVLYDEGLDLRSQQEIKKALNNQGYMSATVKSSKKISNKKLNLTYTIVPGKPYIVKSLKYDIRDKGIEAILKKDSAETKLSKGMLFDINVLDAERQRIVNSLINKGYYKFNKDYITFTADTVRNTYQVNLTMHLLLYKASATDDLRNHNQYRINKVNFITDYDVLQSSALSSIEINDSIHYKGYPIYYKDKLYLRPKVLTENTYIHPGRLFSERAVQNTYSSLGRLSAIKYSNIRFFETQIADSAKLDCYVLLTKSKHKSVAFELEGTNSAGDLGAAASISFNHRNLFKGSESFMFKVRGAYEAISGLQGAYGNNDNYTEYGAETSINFPSFLFPFLSENFTRSIRATTEFGMQYSYQLRPEFSRTIASASWSYKWAQRRQKVQHRIDLLDISYIYLPWISPKFREDYLDKANSIFQYNYDNHLIVRSGYSYYYNSIGGTMQNNTTASNSYSVRINLESAGNLLYGISKLVNQQKTENGDYSILNIAYAQYVKGDFDFAKNVEIDKRNSFAFHAAFGVAYPYGNTTVLPLEKRYFSGGANSVRGWSVRTLGPGSYKGADNNINYLTQSGDLKLDLSMEYRSKLFWKVQGAAFIDAGNIWTIRDYENQPGGAFKINKFYKEIAFAYGLGLRLDFDYFVLRFDGGMKAVNPTYSSGKERYPIFSPDFSRDFAFHFAVGYPF
- a CDS encoding RNA methyltransferase; its protein translation is MISKNKIKYIHSLELKKNRKEDNVFVAEGHKLVGDLLGNFSCKYLAATQEWWNENSSAKADEMVIVTNDELSKASFLKTPQSVLAIFEQDNSSVDLSIIRNSLCLALDDIQDPGNLGTIIRLADWFGIEHIFCSPNTADVYNPKAIQATMGGIARVKLHYGSLPELITQLDNYPVYGTFLNGDNIYSNELSPVGLIVMGNEGNGISPEVERLINQRLYIPNYPQNRATSESLNVAIATSIVCAEFRRRIL